The Ktedonobacteraceae bacterium genome has a window encoding:
- a CDS encoding zinc-dependent dehydrogenase encodes MLAVEYHSNSDIRLVELPVPEVGAGELLLQLRACGICASDVMEWYMKPRAPLYPGHEPVGVIAAVGEGVEQFTPGQRVFIHHHVPCMVCHYCQRGSYSQCATFRSTRLYPGGLAEYIRVPAQNVQLDVLPLPVNLSFEAATLIEPLACCIRGIDRAMIRPGDSVLVLGAGSNGILLAQLAQQRGASRVIIVDPIPYRRQHALNVGIDYAFDSEPGILMNQVYEVNDGRKPDIVIVTPSSIRAMQQGIALAGAGGTVLLFAPPPPTEVLPITPNALFFQEITLRTSYSSGPYETRLALELLKTGRIRAETVITHRFPLKDAAQAFQLVARPGDALKVVILP; translated from the coding sequence ATGTTAGCCGTCGAATATCATAGCAATTCGGATATACGCCTTGTCGAACTACCCGTACCCGAAGTTGGCGCGGGCGAATTGCTCCTACAACTGCGGGCCTGCGGCATTTGTGCCAGCGACGTGATGGAATGGTACATGAAACCACGCGCTCCCCTCTATCCAGGGCATGAGCCTGTCGGAGTTATAGCAGCGGTGGGCGAGGGGGTCGAGCAGTTCACTCCCGGCCAGCGTGTCTTCATCCATCACCACGTGCCCTGCATGGTCTGTCACTATTGCCAGCGTGGTTCCTATTCACAATGTGCAACCTTTCGCTCCACACGCCTTTATCCCGGTGGGCTGGCCGAATATATTCGCGTTCCTGCCCAGAACGTCCAGCTTGATGTACTTCCCTTACCAGTCAATCTTTCATTTGAGGCAGCAACGTTGATAGAACCATTGGCATGCTGTATTCGGGGTATCGACCGCGCGATGATTCGACCGGGAGACAGCGTCCTTGTACTGGGAGCGGGCAGCAATGGTATCCTGCTGGCACAACTCGCCCAGCAGCGTGGCGCGTCTCGCGTCATCATCGTCGATCCCATCCCTTACCGTCGGCAGCATGCCCTGAATGTTGGCATCGATTACGCCTTTGATTCCGAACCCGGTATTCTGATGAATCAAGTGTACGAGGTGAACGATGGGCGCAAGCCGGATATTGTGATCGTGACACCTTCCAGTATCCGCGCCATGCAGCAAGGGATAGCATTAGCGGGCGCGGGCGGAACTGTACTGCTCTTCGCGCCGCCGCCGCCTACCGAGGTGCTTCCTATCACCCCCAACGCCCTCTTTTTTCAAGAGATCACGTTACGCACCAGCTATTCCTCCGGCCCTTACGAGACAAGATTAGCCCTGGAATTGCTAAAAACGGGGCGTATTCGAGCGGAAACGGTCATTACCCATCGTTTCCCGTTGAAAGATGCTGCCCAGGCGTTTCAACTGGTGGCAAGGCCGGGGGACGCGTTGAAAGTGGTGATTCTACCTTGA
- a CDS encoding sugar transferase — protein sequence MKQSELSHITGIDRDTDKTGTFEMVGSAGTETGTSGATGPITKAISQRRSHRRQWRIFECVAMLILDAVLIDVAFRLAHYLRYYVLFNSPVLSSIRNNLSRIDNPSTHSTLTSADQYTKLSSYFGLEVGIVIGLILIFAIRGLYGIRLTGTWFKQVWNVITSATLGLAFLITYYFVFQPAANSRLLMLFVWAVAILILCLARLIVSVTMGLLYRLGLGETRLLVVGSGRLGKMIMQHIAANPSLGYSIIGFLNDLNEPPGDFGRFKMLGTLDDLGMVIRSMQVDEVIIALPANLHQQSIRSVRLCERLGTSFKLVPDLYELSLSRIDMEAIEGIPLLGIRQESINSLQSAVTRTVDIVISVLILTLGLPLWLCIALAIRLSSAGEVIYRQTRIGKNGRPFKVYKFRSMYKDADRVLSDLLMYNEAQGPLFKMRDDPRITPVGKFLRRTSFDEIPQLINVIRGEMSLVGPRPPLPQEVAQYEEWQKGRLAVKPGMTGLWQVRGRSDLTFDEGVLMDLYYIENWSLRLYFQILLRTIPAVLRRRGAY from the coding sequence GTGAAGCAAAGTGAATTATCACACATAACCGGTATCGATAGAGATACAGATAAGACAGGGACATTCGAAATGGTGGGAAGCGCGGGCACAGAAACCGGTACAAGTGGCGCGACAGGGCCTATCACCAAAGCCATCTCCCAGCGGCGTTCGCACCGCAGGCAATGGCGCATCTTCGAATGCGTAGCCATGCTTATCCTCGACGCGGTATTGATAGACGTTGCGTTTCGTCTTGCTCACTACCTGCGCTATTATGTGTTGTTCAATAGTCCTGTCCTTTCCAGTATACGCAATAATCTGTCCAGGATCGATAATCCATCAACACACAGCACATTGACCAGCGCAGATCAGTATACGAAACTCAGCAGCTATTTCGGGCTTGAGGTAGGCATTGTCATTGGCCTGATCTTAATTTTTGCCATACGCGGATTGTATGGCATTCGTCTGACCGGCACCTGGTTCAAACAAGTATGGAATGTCATCACTTCTGCTACGCTCGGCCTGGCCTTTTTGATCACCTACTATTTTGTCTTTCAACCAGCCGCAAACTCCCGCCTGCTGATGCTGTTCGTCTGGGCAGTAGCTATTCTCATCTTATGCCTGGCAAGGTTGATTGTCTCGGTCACCATGGGTCTGCTTTACCGGCTCGGCCTGGGCGAAACACGCCTGCTTGTCGTTGGATCGGGACGATTGGGCAAGATGATCATGCAGCATATCGCGGCCAACCCCAGCCTGGGCTACTCCATCATCGGCTTCTTGAATGATTTGAATGAGCCGCCAGGAGACTTCGGGCGCTTCAAGATGCTGGGCACATTGGATGATCTCGGCATGGTCATCCGTTCAATGCAGGTTGACGAAGTGATCATCGCGCTGCCAGCCAACCTGCACCAGCAGTCAATCCGTAGCGTCCGTCTTTGCGAGCGCCTCGGTACATCATTCAAACTCGTGCCCGATCTTTACGAGCTAAGTCTTTCCCGCATCGATATGGAGGCCATCGAGGGCATCCCGCTGCTGGGAATACGCCAGGAGTCGATCAATTCTCTTCAGAGCGCCGTCACGCGCACGGTTGATATTGTGATATCGGTGCTGATACTGACGCTGGGATTGCCTCTATGGCTCTGTATTGCGCTGGCAATACGGCTCAGTTCTGCTGGAGAAGTGATTTACAGGCAAACGCGTATAGGAAAGAATGGGCGGCCTTTCAAAGTATATAAATTCCGCTCCATGTATAAAGACGCTGACCGTGTGTTGTCCGATCTACTGATGTACAATGAAGCCCAGGGGCCGCTCTTTAAAATGAGGGATGATCCTCGCATTACGCCGGTCGGGAAATTCCTGCGCCGCACGAGCTTTGACGAAATCCCACAGTTGATCAATGTCATTCGAGGCGAGATGAGCCTGGTCGGGCCGAGACCCCCTTTGCCCCAGGAGGTAGCACAGTACGAAGAATGGCAAAAGGGCCGGTTGGCCGTCAAACCGGGCATGACCGGCTTATGGCAAGTGCGAGGCCGTAGCGACCTGACTTTTGACGAAGGCGTGTTGATGGACCTCTATTATATTGAAAACTGGTCGTTACGCCTGTATTTCCAGATTCTGTTACGTACCATACCGGCTGTCCTCAGGCGCCGGGGAGCGTATTAA
- a CDS encoding ATP-binding protein, which produces MELIIFIGLQASGKSTFYHQHFETTHIHVSKDLLHNNKKPGRRQMQLVEEALKAGQSVVVDNTNPTPVDREPLIRLGHEYGAEVIGYYFESNTRSSLERNKTREGKARVPDVAIYVTASKLASPTYAEGFDTLYDVHIAENSGFEVRAREKNEVQ; this is translated from the coding sequence ATGGAATTGATTATCTTCATAGGATTGCAAGCATCTGGTAAGAGCACGTTTTATCACCAGCATTTTGAGACAACGCACATACACGTGAGCAAGGATTTGCTGCACAACAATAAGAAACCTGGTCGCAGGCAAATGCAGCTGGTTGAAGAGGCTCTGAAAGCCGGACAATCGGTCGTGGTGGATAATACCAATCCAACACCCGTGGACCGCGAGCCGCTCATTCGTCTCGGACACGAGTATGGGGCCGAAGTAATCGGCTATTATTTTGAATCCAACACGCGTTCGAGCCTGGAGCGCAATAAGACACGCGAGGGGAAGGCCAGGGTACCGGACGTGGCAATTTACGTCACGGCGAGCAAACTGGCGTCACCTACCTATGCGGAAGGGTTCGATACGTTATATGATGTACATATAGCCGAGAACTCCGGTTTTGAAGTGCGGGCACGGGAAAAGAACGAGGTCCAATAG
- a CDS encoding MBL fold metallo-hydrolase yields the protein MGVQLIQLHENVWVIQGGANIGVIVRDGRCLVIDSGMDKDAGRDILNQLKRLNLTPTALLVTHAHADHFGGAHYLVRQTGLKVYATRVEASVMAGPILEPLYLFSGAQPPRELQHKFLLAKPCPADVILAGNEQVVDDIPVEVISLPGHSTEQVGVAFGETLFTGDAFLIPEILDKHRIPFYTDVQAGLMTLATLKTRVESFKQIVAGHGAIATSAGQANHAIDYMAARLEAILDQIRFALSNGDARTGAAILSSVATALGAEISTLSQYVLYNTTLQSALSTLYTANEIAPVFQENQLLWRRLQ from the coding sequence ATGGGAGTACAACTCATACAATTGCACGAAAACGTCTGGGTTATTCAAGGCGGAGCCAATATTGGTGTCATTGTTCGCGACGGACGCTGCCTCGTCATCGATAGCGGCATGGATAAGGATGCTGGCCGCGATATCTTGAATCAATTGAAGAGGCTCAATCTTACGCCCACCGCTCTACTGGTGACACACGCGCACGCTGACCACTTCGGAGGCGCGCACTACCTGGTGCGGCAGACCGGGCTCAAAGTCTATGCCACTCGTGTGGAAGCCTCAGTAATGGCCGGGCCAATCCTGGAGCCGCTCTATCTCTTCAGCGGCGCGCAGCCACCGCGCGAACTTCAACATAAATTCCTGCTCGCCAAACCTTGCCCTGCCGATGTCATCCTTGCCGGCAACGAACAGGTAGTGGATGATATTCCCGTAGAGGTGATCTCTTTACCGGGGCATAGCACCGAACAGGTAGGCGTAGCTTTCGGCGAAACACTGTTCACCGGCGATGCCTTTCTCATACCTGAGATTCTCGATAAGCATCGTATCCCCTTTTATACAGATGTACAGGCAGGACTTATGACCCTGGCCACGCTGAAAACGCGTGTAGAATCGTTTAAGCAAATAGTTGCAGGACACGGTGCCATCGCCACATCTGCCGGGCAAGCCAATCACGCCATCGACTACATGGCCGCTCGCCTGGAAGCCATTCTCGATCAGATACGCTTCGCCTTGAGCAATGGAGATGCCCGTACAGGGGCCGCTATCTTGAGTTCTGTTGCTACTGCTCTTGGGGCTGAAATCAGCACTCTGTCACAGTACGTGTTATATAACACAACGCTGCAATCAGCTTTGAGTACACTGTATACCGCCAATGAAATCGCCCCGGTCTTCCAGGAGAACCAGCTTTTATGGCGACGTTTACAATGA
- a CDS encoding VOC family protein has protein sequence MLHCTPFLLFDGNCAEAMTFYHQCLGGELTLTRLGDTPMKDQFPPEKHNRMINAHLKSGALEFSATDWMASPTFEPKQGNTYAIFVIGGAYDELKAVFDKLAEGAEKSRFQELHDMPFGTYGQFYDKYGVQWIFKGDKRA, from the coding sequence ATGTTACATTGTACGCCATTTCTGTTATTTGACGGCAACTGTGCAGAGGCAATGACCTTTTACCACCAGTGTCTTGGTGGAGAGTTAACGCTGACCAGGCTTGGCGATACTCCGATGAAAGACCAGTTCCCGCCAGAAAAGCACAACCGGATGATCAATGCGCATCTCAAAAGTGGCGCTCTTGAATTTTCTGCTACCGACTGGATGGCTTCTCCTACATTTGAACCAAAACAAGGGAATACATACGCAATCTTTGTTATTGGTGGCGCATATGATGAGCTGAAAGCAGTATTTGACAAGCTGGCCGAAGGAGCAGAAAAGTCAAGGTTTCAAGAATTGCATGATATGCCATTTGGAACGTATGGACAGTTTTATGATAAATATGGTGTTCAGTGGATTTTCAAGGGGGATAAAAGAGCGTAG
- a CDS encoding glycosyltransferase produces the protein MKVALVHDYLNQMGGAERVVLAFHELFPNAPLYTSIYDPRRVDPAFQKIDIRTSFMQKMPLVKKHHQPFLPFYPFAMERLDLRGYDLVLSSSSAFGKGVITKPETIHICYCHTPMRWCWNYDEYIEREQLGKVARSILPFLITSMRVWDQASSMRVDHFIANSPAVAQRIAKYYRRDAVVIPPPVEVSRFIFDPTIQPEDYFLIVSRFMPYKRIDLAIQACNQLQLPLVIIGKGRDEPRLKRMAGPTIRFLGSLSDAEVLHYYARCRALLLPGEEDFGITPLEAQASGRPVIAYGAGGALASIIDGVTGTFFDEQTVESLASALSSFDERQFDPQTIRNHALEFDKPRFHRRILQFIEAKMSEGKPTSLRTPTNELVR, from the coding sequence ATGAAAGTAGCCCTGGTGCATGATTATTTAAATCAGATGGGCGGTGCTGAACGCGTTGTTCTGGCTTTTCACGAGTTATTTCCGAATGCGCCCCTTTACACGTCGATTTATGATCCCCGGCGGGTCGATCCGGCTTTCCAGAAAATAGATATACGCACCTCTTTTATGCAAAAGATGCCGCTGGTCAAAAAGCACCACCAGCCGTTCTTACCTTTTTATCCTTTCGCCATGGAGCGACTCGACCTGCGCGGCTATGATCTCGTCTTGAGCAGTTCAAGCGCCTTCGGTAAAGGGGTGATTACCAAACCGGAAACCATACATATCTGCTACTGTCATACACCCATGCGCTGGTGCTGGAATTACGATGAATATATCGAACGGGAACAATTGGGCAAAGTGGCACGCAGTATCTTGCCATTCCTCATTACCAGCATGCGTGTCTGGGATCAGGCCAGCTCGATGCGGGTCGATCATTTTATTGCCAACTCGCCCGCCGTGGCACAACGCATCGCAAAGTACTACCGGCGCGATGCAGTCGTTATTCCGCCCCCTGTAGAGGTGAGCAGATTTATCTTCGACCCCACGATACAGCCGGAAGATTACTTCCTGATCGTCAGCCGCTTCATGCCCTACAAGCGTATCGACCTTGCAATTCAAGCATGCAATCAGCTACAATTGCCACTGGTGATCATCGGCAAAGGACGTGATGAACCCCGCTTGAAGAGAATGGCAGGACCCACGATTCGTTTCCTGGGCAGCCTCTCAGATGCAGAGGTGTTGCACTACTACGCGCGCTGTCGCGCGCTTCTCCTACCGGGAGAAGAGGACTTTGGGATCACGCCATTAGAGGCGCAAGCTTCCGGTCGGCCCGTCATCGCTTATGGCGCTGGCGGCGCTCTGGCTTCGATCATCGATGGGGTGACCGGCACATTCTTCGATGAACAAACCGTAGAGAGCCTGGCAAGCGCCCTCTCTTCATTCGACGAACGACAATTTGATCCACAGACCATTCGTAATCATGCGCTCGAATTTGATAAGCCGCGCTTCCATCGCCGCATCCTTCAGTTCATTGAAGCGAAAATGAGCGAGGGAAAGCCGACATCACTGCGCACTCCAACCAACGAACTGGTACGATGA
- a CDS encoding metallopeptidase family protein: protein MPEMELSEEEHDDEELDEVGEIPADDELPVHEKDHRSRYFFAIMCFLIALILLSFYLNNHFDVGPGLLLLFLAILSGYLGVLFFRRGNTHDPKVGSWMDNETEAHNAPVVEQAQAGEMMEEGEEDDQVPFEQLVEQALASIPEEFHEQMKNVLVRVESEPDEELLRRVGVKHGYTLLGLYEGVPLTAYGRIGGPEIITIYQHPIERYCRWNPDRIREQVRRTVLHEVAHHFGIDHDEMPIWVK from the coding sequence ATGCCTGAAATGGAACTCAGTGAAGAAGAACACGACGATGAAGAATTGGACGAGGTAGGCGAAATACCCGCTGATGATGAGCTGCCAGTTCACGAAAAAGACCACCGCTCGCGCTACTTCTTTGCCATAATGTGCTTCCTGATCGCGCTGATCCTGCTGAGCTTCTACCTCAACAACCATTTTGACGTTGGCCCCGGCTTACTGCTGCTCTTCCTGGCGATACTTTCCGGCTACCTGGGAGTTCTCTTCTTCCGGCGTGGCAATACGCACGACCCCAAGGTAGGTTCATGGATGGATAATGAAACTGAGGCACATAACGCGCCCGTAGTTGAGCAGGCACAAGCTGGAGAGATGATGGAAGAGGGTGAAGAGGACGACCAGGTTCCATTTGAGCAACTGGTTGAACAGGCGCTGGCCTCAATCCCTGAAGAGTTTCACGAGCAGATGAAGAACGTGCTGGTACGAGTAGAAAGCGAACCGGACGAAGAGCTATTGCGGCGCGTGGGCGTGAAACACGGCTACACGCTGCTGGGACTCTACGAAGGCGTGCCCTTGACTGCCTATGGTCGCATCGGAGGGCCGGAGATCATCACGATTTACCAGCACCCCATTGAGAGATATTGCCGCTGGAACCCCGACCGTATTCGCGAACAGGTGCGGCGCACGGTATTGCACGAAGTGGCGCACCACTTTGGCATTGATCATGATGAGATGCCGATCTGGGTGAAATAA
- a CDS encoding glycosyltransferase family 1 protein, translating into MRIGINAQLLSFSENYRNGGISRYIRSLLIELARQPGEHEYTVFVNGQAVVERLKELAAHPQITYIPVAWPESKPVARVAWEQFTLPSILRQKRIDVLHSPANVLPEFLPQSCAGVVTLHDLAFLRFPEVLTRSKRAYHRTFTIRSLQRATKIIANSNSTRQDAIELAGIAAAKIATVYICIDRRFSGVLLEEEEIQAFRQKQGLADGFLLYLGTLEPRKNLVTLLKAYALMRKESTRTEKLVLAGAKGWLYDAIFAKVRELGLETEVLFPGFVADADQLLWYSSASAFVYPSLYEGFGMPVAEALACGVPVVTSNVSSLPEAGAGLALTVDPHDVEAMSKALYAALTDTSLRLRCREQAASIARRFSAQAMVEQTINVYEQAYAASHKLAARSDTTAR; encoded by the coding sequence ATGCGCATCGGTATTAACGCTCAATTGCTATCTTTCAGCGAGAACTATCGTAACGGTGGTATCAGCCGCTACATCCGTTCGCTGTTGATAGAGTTGGCGCGGCAGCCTGGCGAGCATGAATATACTGTTTTTGTCAACGGGCAGGCGGTGGTAGAGCGTTTGAAAGAGCTGGCCGCTCACCCCCAGATTACCTACATTCCTGTAGCATGGCCCGAATCAAAGCCGGTAGCACGAGTGGCATGGGAACAATTTACCCTTCCATCAATCCTTCGCCAGAAGCGCATCGATGTCCTGCATTCGCCGGCTAACGTTTTGCCTGAATTCTTGCCACAGAGCTGCGCCGGTGTCGTGACCCTGCATGACCTGGCATTTTTACGCTTTCCAGAGGTGCTAACCCGTTCAAAGCGGGCGTACCATCGTACATTTACCATACGCAGCCTGCAACGCGCGACGAAGATTATCGCCAATTCAAATAGTACCCGGCAAGACGCCATCGAACTGGCAGGCATTGCGGCAGCGAAAATAGCAACCGTCTATATATGCATCGATAGACGTTTTTCCGGCGTTCTACTAGAAGAGGAAGAGATACAGGCCTTTCGCCAGAAGCAGGGACTGGCAGATGGATTTCTCCTGTATCTTGGTACGCTTGAGCCGCGTAAAAACCTTGTAACCCTGCTCAAAGCGTATGCGCTGATGCGTAAAGAGTCAACGCGCACGGAGAAACTGGTGCTGGCAGGCGCAAAGGGCTGGCTCTATGATGCTATTTTCGCCAAAGTACGCGAGCTTGGATTAGAGACGGAGGTGCTTTTCCCCGGCTTCGTCGCGGATGCCGACCAGCTGCTCTGGTATAGCTCTGCATCGGCTTTTGTGTATCCCTCGCTGTACGAGGGATTTGGTATGCCGGTCGCGGAAGCCCTGGCATGCGGCGTTCCGGTGGTCACTTCGAATGTCTCGAGCTTACCGGAAGCAGGAGCGGGCCTGGCCTTGACAGTCGATCCGCACGATGTAGAGGCTATGAGTAAGGCTCTGTATGCCGCCTTAACCGATACGTCTCTTCGCCTGCGCTGCCGGGAGCAAGCGGCTTCGATTGCGCGGCGATTCTCTGCGCAGGCGATGGTGGAGCAGACCATCAACGTATATGAACAGGCATACGCGGCAAGTCATAAGCTTGCGGCAAGGTCTGATACAACCGCCAGATGA
- a CDS encoding AI-2E family transporter, whose protein sequence is MLSRPNEPGILKGNESLTTWVKRLVISLTILAWLALAAIFIWAIGQIFRAFVLALLGATIATVVYPLVRWLEHKIARPWAVTIVYIIVFCLLGALLYYLINTIIIQVMGFIHYIQAIINSNGAGPIQPVLKTLQRLGISQNQIRSFEQNLVTQLQGILGNIIPLLSNVFDIILDIVLIVLLSIYFLLVGPRIVHWLRTGTPVQIRGGTNFLLDTLERVIGGNFRGTFILGVVLGVYIGIGAYFIGVPFPFLLGSIAFVMEFIPVLGFYITAITAVLFGLTHGWITGLITLGFVILGQALEGEILAPRIVGHTIGIHPILIIVALIAGVQLFGILGAFYSGPVTGLIQSIFLAVWHAWKERHPEQFPKEQLDLSKPGHEVSPNAGDTGGKPG, encoded by the coding sequence ATGTTATCTCGCCCTAATGAGCCCGGCATCTTAAAAGGCAATGAATCCCTCACTACCTGGGTCAAACGGCTCGTCATTTCGCTGACCATTCTGGCCTGGCTCGCGCTTGCTGCTATCTTCATCTGGGCGATTGGACAGATTTTTCGCGCTTTTGTGCTGGCACTGCTTGGGGCGACGATTGCTACCGTCGTGTATCCTCTCGTGCGCTGGCTCGAGCATAAAATAGCACGTCCATGGGCTGTGACGATTGTCTATATCATCGTCTTCTGTTTGCTGGGCGCCCTGCTTTATTACCTTATCAATACGATCATTATCCAGGTGATGGGATTTATCCACTATATCCAGGCCATCATCAACTCTAATGGGGCCGGCCCTATTCAGCCCGTGTTAAAGACGCTTCAACGCCTGGGCATTTCTCAAAATCAGATCCGCTCATTTGAACAAAACCTGGTTACTCAATTGCAGGGCATCCTGGGCAATATCATCCCACTGCTGAGCAATGTCTTTGATATCATCCTCGACATTGTCCTCATTGTTCTGCTCAGTATCTATTTCTTGCTTGTCGGGCCGCGCATTGTGCATTGGCTGCGCACAGGTACACCTGTACAGATACGCGGCGGCACGAATTTTCTGCTGGATACGTTAGAGCGGGTCATCGGTGGGAACTTTCGCGGAACGTTTATTCTCGGTGTAGTGCTTGGGGTCTACATAGGTATTGGCGCCTACTTCATCGGTGTTCCATTTCCCTTCCTGTTGGGGTCCATCGCCTTTGTGATGGAATTCATTCCGGTGCTTGGTTTCTATATCACAGCTATTACTGCCGTTCTTTTTGGCTTGACTCATGGGTGGATCACGGGTCTCATTACGTTAGGATTTGTCATCCTGGGCCAGGCGCTTGAGGGAGAGATACTGGCGCCACGCATTGTAGGCCATACCATTGGTATTCATCCCATTCTCATCATTGTTGCGCTGATTGCCGGCGTGCAGCTCTTCGGCATCCTGGGCGCATTCTACTCTGGGCCTGTAACCGGGCTGATCCAGTCAATATTTTTGGCTGTCTGGCATGCCTGGAAAGAGAGGCACCCCGAGCAATTCCCAAAGGAACAGCTTGATCTCTCCAAACCAGGGCACGAGGTAAGTCCCAACGCGGGAGATACAGGGGGAAAACCTGGCTAA
- a CDS encoding cupin domain-containing protein: MAIIHYIGNRENDEYRWQGVPVRSYGPENSGADRATRQVLIGADENAPNFHMRYFAVQPGGHTSLDQHPHDHGVYILHGRARLFAGGEEYALHPGDVVYIPGNEVHQFFTVGEDPFGFLCVVPAKR; encoded by the coding sequence ATGGCTATCATCCATTATATTGGCAACAGGGAAAATGATGAATATCGCTGGCAGGGTGTGCCGGTGCGATCTTATGGGCCGGAAAATAGCGGCGCCGACCGTGCCACGCGCCAGGTACTCATCGGCGCTGACGAAAACGCTCCCAATTTTCACATGCGTTACTTCGCCGTCCAGCCGGGTGGTCATACCTCGCTGGACCAGCATCCACACGACCATGGCGTCTATATCCTGCATGGGCGCGCCAGGCTTTTTGCAGGTGGCGAAGAATACGCACTTCATCCAGGGGATGTTGTCTACATTCCCGGCAACGAGGTACACCAGTTCTTCACAGTTGGCGAGGACCCATTTGGTTTCCTCTGCGTTGTGCCGGCAAAGCGATAA